The sequence GTCATCGTCAACGAACGGGCTTCGTCGTATATCCAGGAGTTGCAGACAGCAATCGAGACAGCTGTGCGCAGCAGCCAGACGCGCCCCCGCTTCGGCGAAGAGCTGGCGCAAGGAGCGGTCTATACGCTGCGTGCCGATCTGATAAGCGTGGACACGCGTGCGCTGCTGCAATCGATCGCGCGGGTCGCGCTGATCGCCCGGCGCGGGTCTATCGCGACTCAGTTCGCTCGCATGCCGCAGGCCCAGGACGAAGCGCCGGAGCTGCGTCGGCAAAGCCGGCCGATGTTGTCGCTGTGGCCCACCCCGCTCGATGCGCCCGCCGCACCTCTCCCGATGACTGCCGGACTCGAATTCTTCAACGGCCTTGGCGGCTTCGACAAGAACGGCCGCGAATATGTGACCGTGCTGACTGCGGGCGCTGCGACACCGGCACCGTGGATCAACGTGATCGCCAATTCGGGTTTCGGCTTTCAGGTCGCGGCGGAGGGTACCGGCTATACGTGGGCGGAGAACAGCCGCGAGAACCAGCTCACGCCGTGGTCGAACGATCCGGTCGGGAATCCCGCCGGCGAAGCGCTCTACGTCCGCGATGAAATGACCGGCGACATCTGGGGCGCCACTGCACTGCCGGTCCGCGACAGCGGGACCTACATTGCGCGTCACGGTCACGGCTACAGCCACTTCGAACACGAGGCGTACGGTGTCGCGCTCGGGTTGCTGCAATACGTGCCGCTCGCCGATCCGCTGAAAATTTCCCGGCTCACGCTGCGCAATACGTCCGGTATCGCCCGGCGCTTATCCGTGACGGCGTGGATGGAATGGGTGCTCGGCACATCGCGCGGTGCGTCGGGGCCGTTCGTCGTAACGGAAATCGATCCGGTCACCGGCGCGATGTTCGCGCACAATCCGTGGAACATGGCATTCGGCACGCGCGTCGCGTTCGCCGACCTCGGTGGCCGGCAAACGGCGTGGACCGCGGATCGTACCGAATTCCTCGGCCGTCACGGCGCCGCCGCCGCGCCGCTCGGGCTGACGGGCGACGCACCGCTGTCCGGCGCGACCGGCGCGGGACTCGACCCGTGTGCGGCATTGCAGGGCTGTATCGAGCTAGGTGTGGACGAGATCGTCGAGGTCGTCGCGTTCGTCGGTCAATGTGCGTCCGTTGACGAGGCGCGAGCGTTGATCCAGCGTTATCGCCGCGCGAATCTCGACGCCGTGCTCGCGGACGTCACGCACCACTGGCAGAACGTGCTCGGTGCCATTCAGGTGAAAACGCCCGACCGCGCGATGGACCTGATGCTGAACGGCTGGCTGCTGTATCAGACGCTCGCGTGTCGTATCGAGGCGCGCTCGGCGTTCTATCAGGCAAGCGGCGCATACGGGTTCCGCGATCAGTTGCAGGACGGCATGGCGCTCACGCACGTGCAGCCCGATGAAACGCGGCGGCATCTGCTGCGCGCGGCGTCGCGGCAGTTCGTCGAAGGCGATTTTCAGCACTGGTGGTTGCCGCACTCCGGGCAAGGGGTGCGCACACGGATTTCCGACGACCATGTCTGGCTCGCCTTCGCGGCCGCGACGTACATCGGTTGCAGCGGCGACGCTGCGGTGCTGGACGAAATCGTACCGTTCCTCGATGGGCCACTGCTGCGGCCCGGCGAGCACGATGCGTTCTTCCAGCCGATGATCGCGGACGAATCCGCGTCGCTGTTCGAGCATTGCGCGCGCGGCCTCGATCAATGCATCGAATTGACCGGCGCGCACGGTTTGCCGCTGATCGGCACCGGCGACTGGAACGACGGGATGAATCGGGTCGGTGCGCAAGGCAGCGGAGAAAGCGTCTGGCTTGGCTGGCTGCTGCTGCGCACCGTCGAGCTGTTCGCTCCGCTCGCCGAACCGCGCGACGCACAGCGTGTCGCACGCTGGCGCGCGCACGCGGCGTCGGTGCGCATCGCGCTGGAGCGCGACGCATGGGACGGTGAGTGGTATCGCCGCGCGACCTTCGACGACGGCACGTGGCTCGGCTCGCACGCGAACGACGAATGCCGGATCGATTCGATCGCCCAGTCATGGGCGGTGCTGTCCGGTGCGGCGGACCCGGCGCGTGCCGCGCTGGCGATGGTTTCCCTGGAAAAGCATCTGATCCGCCGCGACGACGGAATAGCGCTGCTGTTCACGCCGCCGTTCGATAGCACGTCGCACGATCCGGGCTATATCAAGGGTTATCCGCCGGGGTTGCGTGAAAACGGCGGCCAGTACAGCCATGCCGCGATGTGGGCGATTCTGGCATACGTGAAACTCGGCGACGGCAACCGCGCAGCTGAACTGTTTGCGCTGCTCAATCCAGTCAATCACGCGCGTACGCCGGTCGAGGTCGATCGCTACAAGGTCGAGCCCTATGTCATTGCAGCCGACGTCTATTCGGTGGCGCCTCATGTCGGGCATGGCGGTTGGACCTGGTACACGGGGTCGGCGGGATGGATGTACCGCGCCGGTGTGGAGGGCATTCTGGGAATCCGGCGGGAAGGCGATTGCCTGGTGGTGAACCCTTGTATTCCGGATGCGTGGCCCGGCTTCACGGCAACAGTTGATATGCATTCGACGCGGTATGAGATCCGCGTCGAATCAATCGCGCGCGGCGATGCGATGCGTGCAGTACTCGACGGCGAGCCTGTTGACTGCAACGGGGAAGGCGTCCGCGTACCTCTGGATGCAGGATCACATACGCTGTCGTTGGACTTATCTGTGTTAGCCACGGCCTTATCTGAAAGTTAGCCGGAGGCACACATTCAAAGAGGGGCGAGCCAAGCCCATGGACGTTCTGCCAAGAAAGAACACTGGTATTGCCTAAAGGGTATACAGTGGTCTGACCGGTCGCCTTGCGTGACCTACTGCTGCGAGGGCGATCATGCCATCCCCCATCAAACCTGCTTCCAGATCGACTGGTACCCAGAGCGAATACGCCATCGAGTGCAAGACCCGTGCTCTACGACTCGAGGCAGCGGACGCCCTACGCGCTGATGCGAGGCGCATCAGCTACGCCTCCATCAATTCAAACGCGAGCAAGTGGCGCTATTCGGCCATCAGCGTGAAAACCTGATCATGGCGCTCCAATTTCCCAATCCCAGCCGTAGCCACGATGCTGCCCGTCAATGCGTGAGCTTCTGGGGATACGACAATTCGCGCGAAATCACCTTCGTGGTCGACGATGCGATGCTGAAAAATCTGCAGCCTGGCGTGGGCAATGACGAACGCGCGATACTCGGTGCCTTCGACGAGTTTCGCGAGAAGCTGCTCGAAATCGCGAGGAAACTGTACGTGGATGGTCCGCAGATCCGTTACTCAATTTCGTGATCTGCGGGGCTTTCCCGTCGCTGGGCCTACCTCGTTGCGGAAATCGCTGGCCAGGCTGCCATCGATCTCATCCTGGGCCCTGCGGACTAGGCACGAATCCTGATCATCCCGCTAGCTGGAGCCACGGCAAGTTCTCGCTGACACATGGCACCCGGCGCACCACCGGGCGTTGCGCGTTCAATCCGAACGGGCGATGTCGCCGACCGTTGTTCTTCCATCTTCCACCGTGTCACGGTCTCACCTGTTGGGCTAGCCGCCAAGTTTCCTGGCTAGACAGGAATTTGGATGAGAGGTGGCGTCGCACTATTTTTCAGACACACTCCATAGTGAGCAGTCACTTACGGAATTTTAAAGATGCAATTCGAGCACCTTCCGTAAGGAAAATTTCGCATAAGTCATAGCGAGTAAACGCGACCTAATCTTTGAATTACGATCGGCGAATATGGTCTCGACACGACAACATAGCTATCAACTGCATAAGTCCCTGCAAAGGACGCCGTCGTGCGTAAGTCAAGACCAGATCTCTCGATCAGAGAATCCTGTTGATCGTCGTGGCTTTGCGGTCGGGCAGGAACAGCCGTGGCGAGTCACGCATGCTGCTGCGGCAGCCGATGATAAGTGCGCCCGTGATACACGAGGCCCGAACACGCCGAACCAAGATGTAACGCCTGCACGGCGCAGAAAAAGACGGTATGTGTGCCGATGTCGATGCTTCGGTCCACCGTGCAGTCGAGACTCGCAGCCGCAGTCGCCAGCACCGGCGCACCCGTGACGAGACGGGTCCACTCGCCGTACGTGAAGCGCTCGGTCATCTGCACATCTCCCTTGCCCGCGAAGATCGGTGCAAGCATTTCATGCTCATGGGAAAGAACGTTGACACAGATGATGCCCGCCGTGCTGAAGTAGCCATATTGACGGCTGGACCGGCCTATGCAAACGAGCACCGTGGCGGGGTCATCGGTGACGGAGCACACCGCGGACACCGTCATGCCGACATCGCCAGAAGGTGTCGTGGTGGTGATGATATTCACCGCGGCACCGATACGGGCCATGGCTTCGCGGAAGGTCGTGCGGTCAGGGGAAAGTGCTATCACGGCGGTACCTCTCTCGGTTGACGGAACGGTGGTGCGGCTTCATGGCGGAGTGCCACAGGTACTTCCATGAAGCCGCGTGGTGAAGTACCCGTGGCGTTGCACCGTTCATCGCCCGCGCTCCACCGTCGACGGGTTCTCGTGGGCAGTTGCGCTGCCGGCGATTCCTATTGCTGGTGAACGGAAGCTGCTGACCCTGAACCGGCAAGCTGCTCCTTGATCAACTGTTCTTCGGCATCGTCGTAAAGGTCGGCAATAATGTGCACGTAGCGTGCCATCAATGCCTTGCGGCGCTTCTTGCGCGTGGCGGTCATCACTCCGTTTTCCGGTGTGAGTTCCTCGGGGAATATCCTGAACGCCTTGATCTGCTCTGCCCGCGCCAACTTCGCATTCGCCTTTTCCACTTCTTCACGGATCAGGTCGATAACGATCCGCGAGGTGGCCAGATCGGCGTACTGCGTGACCGAAGGGTCGCGTGTCCTTGCCCAGTCCATGGTGAGCGTGCCGTCGACTTCGATCAACGCCGTCAGATACTTGCGCCCTTCGCCAATCACCAGTGCCTCGGTAATGTACGGGCTCTGGCGAAGTTCGTTTTCGATCTGCACCGGGCTGATCGATTTGCCGGCGGCCGTATTGATAAGCTCTTTCTTTCGATCGATCAGCTTGTACGAACCGTCCGCGCCGACGTCGACGATGTCGCCGGTATACAGCCAGCCGTCCCGCAATGCGGCCTTGGTTTCGGCTTCCTTGTTCCAGTAGCCGATGAATAGCCCCGGCCCCCGAACGATCATCTCACCGTCCGGCAACACACGGGTTTCCCAGGCGGGGTCGTCAAGCGGCACGCCGGAGTTGCCAGGCCTCGACCAGTCGGTCACCTGCGCGAGGTTTCCGCCGACCATCTCCGTTTGCCCGTAATTCTCTTTCAGGTTGATGCCCCACAACTGGAACAGTGTGACGACCTCGGGCGGCACTGGAGCGGAGGCCGTATACGGATAGCGCAAATCGTCGAAGCCGATTCTGGCCAGCAACGGCTTGAAAACGCGCTCACGACAGGTGGCGTAGAGCTGTTCCTTGAATGGGTCGCCCGTGCCTGCGTCCAGTCGATCGGCCAGCACTTCCCGCGCGATGCCAAGTGCGAGCTTGTAGTTTCTCTGCTCGGCTGCGCTGCTGCCATTTACGTGGTTGATGAGCTGGGTCGCGAACTTCTGATAGAAGCGCGGCGGCGCCATGTAGGACGTCGGTCTGACTTCCTGAATGCACTTCGCGAAATCAGCCGACACGTCGACGAAGTAAGGTACCGTCTTCGCCATCAACGGCAGCGTCGTCGCCTGAATGCGCGCGACCGTGTGCGACAGCGGCAGATGGACCACCATGCGCTGCGGTTCGGACAATATCGCCGGACAAAAGGTTGGCCACGTGAACGCGCCCGCCAGCATCGATACATGCGTCAGCATCGCACCTTTGGGCGCCCCCGTGGTTCCGGAGGTGTAACCCAGGCTCACCAGATCTGCCGGCCTCGCAAGCGAGGACTGCTCACGCAGATAAGCGACTTCGTCGCCGGCAAAATGCGACGCGAACTCGGCGAGTGAAACGACATTCATGCCGGTTTCGCCAGGCGAGCGCTTCCAGTCCGGATCGAGCACCACGATTTTGAGGAGCCTGCGGGACGTATCGGCCGCTTCCACGATCCGAAGCTGTTCAGCGCTTCCGGCAAAAGCGAGTCTCGCCCCTGAATCCTCCAGGTAGTAGCGGACCTCTTCGACCGACGCGGTGAAATAGACGCCTACTGTAACCGCTCCCGAGCAGATCGTCGCCATGTCGGCAATGAGCCACTCTCGGGATACGTCGCCCATGATGGCAATCCGATCGCCTCGTGCTACACCGGCCGCTCTAAGGGCTGCGGATACGGAACAGACTGCATTCGCATAGCCTTTCCAGGTGGTGGGTACCCACTCCCCGGCACGCTTCTGAAAGAACGCGTTTGTGTCGGCGTCGTTCTTCACGCGCTCGATCAGCAAGGCCGGAATAGTGACGGTCGCGAATTGACTGCCGGAAGTCCACGGTGCCGCGCTCATCTCCAGTTGTCTCCAAAGCGCTTGCGCCTTTCGGTGAACGAAGCCGCCGCTTCGCGGCGCTCGGGGGAATTGAACGTGATCGTCTCCAGAGCGATCGACGTATCGAGTAGCAGATGAGCATTCTGCTTGACGAGCTTGTTGACACAGTATTTCGTCCAGACGATCGCGTCGCGCGGACCGCTCGCGAGCAGTTCCGCGTAATCGATCGCCGCCTCCAGCAGCTTGTCGCTTTCGACGATCTTGTTGATCATCCCCATCGTCAGCGCTTCCTCGGCGCTGACGAAGTCGCCCGTCATCAGATAGTGCCGAGCGCGGACCGGCCCGAGAAGAAGCGGCCAGATCACCGCACCACCGTCGCCGGCCACGACACCGGCATTGACGTGCGTATCGGCGAACCGTGCGGTCGGGCTCGCATAAATCATGTCGCAGAACAGCGCCAGCGTCGCGCCCAGACCCACGGCCACGCCATTGACCGCCGCCACGATCGGCACCTCGACCTCGAGCATGTTTCTCACGAGGTGACGGCCGCCGCGCGTCGCCGACGGGATATCGCCATTGTCGATCGACTTCTGATCGCCGCCGGAGCAGAAACCGCGGCCGGCGCCGGTCAATACGATCGCCTTGACCGATTTGTCGTGATCCAGATCGACGAACACCCGTTCCAGCTCGCTGTGCATGTCCCAATTGATGGCGTTCAGGATTTCCGGGCGATTCATCGTGACAATCGCGACACCGGAGGACCGTTGTTCGACATTCAGATACTGATAGCGCGAAGACGTATTCATACCTAGATTCATCCTTGAGTTTGCTGCGGGTTGGCAGCCTGCGGGCGCATGGCGCGAATCTTCTCGAGCAACTCCTCGGTCGGGCGGACGATATTGTTTCGATCGTTGAAATGAGGAATCACGTAGCGCCCCACCATTTCGATCGTCGACATGATCTGCTCGTGCGGTACCGAGTCGATATGCAGCAGCACCTCGTCGATTCCGAGCTTCTCGTATTGCTCCAACTGACGGATGACGGTATCGGGGCTTCCGCACACCGTGGTGGCGGATTCGTTCAGGAGGTAGTCCCAATCTTCGGCGGCGCGTTGCATCGCAGGCACGCTTTCGGCCATGTACGCGTAGTTGTCCGCGAGTTTGGCGAGCCGCGGATAGGCATCGGTCGAGATGCGCGCATAGTTCATGATCGCGCGGGCGTAAATGTCCTTCGCTTCCTGGTCGGTCTTGCCGATACCGATGAAGATCGGCATGCCGGCACGCGGCTTGTGCAACGGTCCGGTCTCATCGCGCTTCCAGCTCTTCCAGTAGGTGTCCAGCAGACCCTTCTGTTTTTCCCATCCCTGATAAATCGCATGACTCATCACCGCGAGGCCTTCCGATCCAGCCCAAGCATGGCTGTTCGCGCTGGTGGCGGCAACGCCGAGCACGGGATACGGTTTTTGCAACGGCTTCGGCACGAGTGACCGGGGCGGCACCTGGTAATACTTCCCTTCGAAGGTGAAAACGTCCTCACGCATCGCTTTGCGCAACAGCGCCATACCCTCTTCCATTTGCGGAAGGGTTTCCTCGGGCGATACGTTGAACGCGCGCATGGCGATCGTCGTGTTGGCGCGACCGCAATACATCTCCATCCGGCCGTCGGAGAGGATGTCGGTGGCCGCCAGCCGTTCCGCGGTACGCAGTGCGTGATTGATGGCCTTCGGCATCAACGCCACGGCAGGACGAAGCTTGATTCGCGAAGTGACGGCCGCGAGATAACCAAAGACCACTTCAGGCGCCGAACTCGACACTCCGCCAAGCGCAAAGTGCTGCTCCGACAAAGCAACAAAGTCGAAACCCATTTGCTCGGCGAACAGTGCTTCGCGAACCAGCTCGCGAAGCCTGTTCGAGTAGCTATGCCCGACCTGCGTCTCCTGCTCGGACCAAAAACCAAATTTCAATGGCATTTTCTTTTCCTTGACAGTCGTAATTTGAAAATTCACCGCGTGGGCGAACTGTTTCCGAGGTTCGGGTCACTGTCATGCCGTTGAACCATGAACATTGCCCTTGCGCTTGATTTCGGAACGTCTCGTCGATAGTCGATAGGACTACCTATCGATCCGCCTGCCGCTTCGGCCTTGATCTCTCATTTGTTTCGGTGAATAAATATTGCCGCATATCCCGCAGCATTTTTTATTCTTTTCATGCCGCGACCTTGCCGATACCGGCAGATCATGCCGCTGGCGTTCCGCCATTTTTACGCCGATGATTCGGCCGCAAATGCCGACGCGAGAAGTCTGGCCGTCGCACGCAGACAGGCCTCGCCAATCTCGCGTGATGATCCTCGTGCATCGCCGAGCACGCCGTTTCGGGAGATGGACGCCACGCCTTCCTTCCACATCCGGTTCAATTGCTCGGTCGTCATGACGCCCACATGGCCTGCCGTGAGTTGAGCGAGTCGAACACTGTCGGGATGAAGGTGGATCATGAGGGAGGTTTCGGCGATGTCGGCGTGCCCGCCCACGGATTCCGGATCGCCGCCGGCTTCCTCGACCGCCAGCCGCCATTCACGCAGCCACGCCTGATGATTCGTATAGGCAAGCACCTGCACGTCCGGCCCGACAGCCTGTCGCAATCCCGGCAACATCGCATGAAGGGTATTGAAGTTGCCGACATGCGCCGAGAACAGGTAGATGCGCTTGAATCCGTGTGTTGCGAGGCTCACGCAGTAATCGTGGCAGAGTGCGGCATACGTGTGCTCCTGCAACGAGATCGTGCCCGGGAAGGCCATGTGGTGCTTCGAGCATCCTGCTTGTATCGTCGGTGCGATCAGGGTTCGCCCCAGCAACGTGGCGACTTCCACCGCTAGCGCGTCAGCATGATCGGCATCCATGCTCAGCGGCAGATGGGGGCCGTGCTGCTCGATTGCGCCGCAAGGAATGATGACACGATCGAACTGCGTGTCCAATGCGGCCGTCACGTCCTCATACGTCATGCGCGCGAGATGCAGCGTTTCCGGTAGTTGGCGATTGCCCACGATCAGTCCTTCTTGTTGCGGTTCAGAAACCTGGATCTTGCGTCCGCGGTCTTCGCGTTACCGAGATATCCACGCAGGTCATCGAGCGTCATCTGCAGCAGAGCTGCGTCGTTCATCCGTGGACTCTCGCGCAGCGTTCTCTTGATGGCGGCGAAGAGTTGGCGATCTTTGGCGCAAAGCTCGCGGCATTTGGCCAGCGCGTCTCGCAGCGTCTCATCGCGCGCGGATATCGTGTCCACCGCGCCTATCTCGAGCGCTTCTCCGGCAGTGATCAGTTCGCCGGAAAAAAGCAGCGAACGCGCGGCACGTTGACCCAGCAGGGCCGATGCGTGGCGCATGCCTTTCGCCGCGGGCAGCAAGCCGTGATTGATCTCGGGAAATCCCAGCCGGGATTCAGCGGACGCGACGACGTAATCCGCATGCAGCACCATTTCGAATCCGGCGCCCACTGCATAGCCGTTGACCGCGCACACGAGCGGGCTCGGATACTGCTCGAGTTGCGCCAGGAACGCGTGGAACGCTTCCATGCGCGACAGCGCGAGATCATGGTCCGCCACTTCATTGATATCGCCGCCGGCACAAAAGAACTTCTCTCCCGCCCCGGTGAGCACGATGCCGGGTGGCACGTCTTGTTGAGCGAGGTCGCGGAAAATGGAAATCAATGCGGTGATGAGCGGTTCGCTCAGCGCGTTCGCCGGTGGCCGGTTGATCGTCAGCCGCACAATGTCCGCGTCGACGTATGTGCAAATCAATTCGTCGGTTTTCATACCTGATGTCTCGTCATTTTTGATCGGGTCAGTGTAGGTCCAGCCGGGCCAAATTTAATTTTGATTTGTCGACGCCATCGTTGATTCGGCGGATTAAAATCGCGTCAGTCGGATGGCCCACCGTATGTTGCGCCGAGCGCGACGACACATGAATTCACCGAGGCCGGGCAAGCGCAGAAAGCGAGTGAACCGTGGAACCTGAAACTCCGGAAATCCGTATGTCCGCTTCGCGAGGCATGACAGACCAGGTGAAGATCAACTATCAACCGTTCGATCCGGACTTAGTCGATTTGCCGGTCATTTCCGTTCTTCTGGAGACGATTGGAAAAGAGGATGAGCTGCCGATGCACGTTCATCGCAAGGGGCAAATGGTCGTCGCATTGAGCGGGTCGGTCATGTGCCGATCACCGAGCGGATGGTGGATCGTCCCGCCCAACGGGGCGGTGTGGATTCCGGGTGGCATTCCTCACAGCAATCATGCTTCCGATTTCGCCAAGCTGTACGTCATCTTCATTCCACCGGACGAAGCCGGTCTGCCCACCGACTGCCGCAGCTTTACGATCACGCCACTCATCCGCGAGCTGATCCGTTCGCTGGCCCGATTCCCACCCGACTATCCGAAGGACGGCCCGGTAGGTCGGCTCGCCAGAGTATTGCTGGATCAGCTTGCGCTGCTGGCGCCCGACGACGTCTTTCTCCCAATCTCCGACAATCCCCGGCTTCAACAGATCGCCTCGGCGTTGCTCGACAACCCCGCCGACCGCAGCACGATCGCGGAATGGGGGCGCCGATATGCGATGAGCGAACGTACGCTCGCGCGGCTGGTACGCAGCGAAACCGGCATGACCTTCGGGCGCTGGCGCGAGCGTCTGCATATCATCATTGCGCTTCAACGATTGTCGGCAGGCGCGTCGGTTCACGCCGTAGCGCTCGAGCTCGGTTATGAAGGTCCGAATTCGTTCATCACCATGTTCAAGAAGACCATGGGACGAAGTCCCGGCAGATTTCGAGTGGACAAGAAGGAGGCTTCGTCGCGTTGATCGAAACACGGCGGCTGGCGCTACGCCGCCGCCTCTTTCACAGCTGGCGCGCTCGCTCCCGCAAGTTGAACTTCTGGATCTTGCCGGTCGCAGTCTTCGGCAGTGGCGAGAACACAATGGTCTTGGGCACCTTGAAATGTGCCAGCCGCTCGCGGCAAAACGCGATGATGTCCGCTTCGGTCACGACCGAATCGTCTTTGAGCGTGATGAAAGCGCAAGGTGTCTCGCCCCACTTGTCGTCGGGACGCGCGACGATTGCCGCCTCCAGAACAGCGGGATGGGAATACAGTATGTCCTCGATCTCGATCGACGAAATGTTTTCGCCTCCCGAGATGATGATGTCCTTCGAGCGATCCTTGATTTCCAGGTAGCCATCGGGATGCCATACCCCGAGATCGCCCGTATGAAACCACCCGCCGGAAAATGTCTCCACTGTGGCGCTCGGATTCTTCAGGTAGCCCTTCATGACGTTGTTGCCGCGCAGGAATACCTCGCCGAGCGTTTGCCCGTCTTTTGGAACGGGCTCCAGCGTATCCGGGTTTGCCACCATCACTGCCTCGAGAACAGGGCCGCGTACACCCTGGCGGGCCTTGAGTCGCGCTTTCGCATCGAGATCGAGCGCATTCCACGACTCGCGCCATACGCATTGCACGACCGGCCCATAAGACTCGGTCAACCCATAGGCATGTGTCACCTCCCAGCCCATGCGCTCCATGCCGGCGATCACCGAAGCCGGCGGTGGCGCACCGCCGGTCATGACCTTGACTCCGTGACGAATGCCCGCCTTCAGCTCCGGCGCGGCGTTATTGATCATGTTCAACACCACGGACGCGGCACAAAAATGCGTGACCGCCTCGGTGCGGATGGCGGTGAGAATCTTCTCGGCCCGCGTATGGCGTAGGAAGACACTGGTGCCGGCCACCAACGCCATGGTCCAGGGAAAGCACCAACCATTGCAATGAAACATCGGTAAGGTCCACAAATAGGTCGTGTCCTCGTCCAGATGCCACGATAGTGCATTCGACACGGCGTTCAGATATGCGCCGCGATGGTGATACACCACGCCTTTTGGATTGCCCGTCGTGCCCGATGTGTAGTTTAGCGAAATGGCCTGCCATTCGTCTTCCGGCATCGCGAGAGAGAATTCAGTGTGCATGGCCTCATGCAGCAACGCTTCGTAGTCTTTTTCGCCGAGCAGATCACCTTCTCCACACTGAGGATCGTCGATGTCGATGACCTGAATGACGCGACCAAGACGTGCCAGAGCTTTCTTCACCGTCGGGGAGAATTCGCGGTCGGTGATTAGCAG comes from Burkholderia pyrrocinia and encodes:
- a CDS encoding DUF1488 domain-containing protein; its protein translation is MALQFPNPSRSHDAARQCVSFWGYDNSREITFVVDDAMLKNLQPGVGNDERAILGAFDEFREKLLEIARKLYVDGPQIRYSIS
- a CDS encoding flavin reductase — protein: MIALSPDRTTFREAMARIGAAVNIITTTTPSGDVGMTVSAVCSVTDDPATVLVCIGRSSRQYGYFSTAGIICVNVLSHEHEMLAPIFAGKGDVQMTERFTYGEWTRLVTGAPVLATAAASLDCTVDRSIDIGTHTVFFCAVQALHLGSACSGLVYHGRTYHRLPQQHA
- a CDS encoding AMP-dependent synthetase/ligase; the encoded protein is MSAAPWTSGSQFATVTIPALLIERVKNDADTNAFFQKRAGEWVPTTWKGYANAVCSVSAALRAAGVARGDRIAIMGDVSREWLIADMATICSGAVTVGVYFTASVEEVRYYLEDSGARLAFAGSAEQLRIVEAADTSRRLLKIVVLDPDWKRSPGETGMNVVSLAEFASHFAGDEVAYLREQSSLARPADLVSLGYTSGTTGAPKGAMLTHVSMLAGAFTWPTFCPAILSEPQRMVVHLPLSHTVARIQATTLPLMAKTVPYFVDVSADFAKCIQEVRPTSYMAPPRFYQKFATQLINHVNGSSAAEQRNYKLALGIAREVLADRLDAGTGDPFKEQLYATCRERVFKPLLARIGFDDLRYPYTASAPVPPEVVTLFQLWGINLKENYGQTEMVGGNLAQVTDWSRPGNSGVPLDDPAWETRVLPDGEMIVRGPGLFIGYWNKEAETKAALRDGWLYTGDIVDVGADGSYKLIDRKKELINTAAGKSISPVQIENELRQSPYITEALVIGEGRKYLTALIEVDGTLTMDWARTRDPSVTQYADLATSRIVIDLIREEVEKANAKLARAEQIKAFRIFPEELTPENGVMTATRKKRRKALMARYVHIIADLYDDAEEQLIKEQLAGSGSAASVHQQ
- a CDS encoding enoyl-CoA hydratase/isomerase family protein encodes the protein MNTSSRYQYLNVEQRSSGVAIVTMNRPEILNAINWDMHSELERVFVDLDHDKSVKAIVLTGAGRGFCSGGDQKSIDNGDIPSATRGGRHLVRNMLEVEVPIVAAVNGVAVGLGATLALFCDMIYASPTARFADTHVNAGVVAGDGGAVIWPLLLGPVRARHYLMTGDFVSAEEALTMGMINKIVESDKLLEAAIDYAELLASGPRDAIVWTKYCVNKLVKQNAHLLLDTSIALETITFNSPERREAAASFTERRKRFGDNWR
- a CDS encoding LLM class flavin-dependent oxidoreductase codes for the protein MPLKFGFWSEQETQVGHSYSNRLRELVREALFAEQMGFDFVALSEQHFALGGVSSSAPEVVFGYLAAVTSRIKLRPAVALMPKAINHALRTAERLAATDILSDGRMEMYCGRANTTIAMRAFNVSPEETLPQMEEGMALLRKAMREDVFTFEGKYYQVPPRSLVPKPLQKPYPVLGVAATSANSHAWAGSEGLAVMSHAIYQGWEKQKGLLDTYWKSWKRDETGPLHKPRAGMPIFIGIGKTDQEAKDIYARAIMNYARISTDAYPRLAKLADNYAYMAESVPAMQRAAEDWDYLLNESATTVCGSPDTVIRQLEQYEKLGIDEVLLHIDSVPHEQIMSTIEMVGRYVIPHFNDRNNIVRPTEELLEKIRAMRPQAANPQQTQG
- a CDS encoding creatininase family protein translates to MGNRQLPETLHLARMTYEDVTAALDTQFDRVIIPCGAIEQHGPHLPLSMDADHADALAVEVATLLGRTLIAPTIQAGCSKHHMAFPGTISLQEHTYAALCHDYCVSLATHGFKRIYLFSAHVGNFNTLHAMLPGLRQAVGPDVQVLAYTNHQAWLREWRLAVEEAGGDPESVGGHADIAETSLMIHLHPDSVRLAQLTAGHVGVMTTEQLNRMWKEGVASISRNGVLGDARGSSREIGEACLRATARLLASAFAAESSA
- a CDS encoding enoyl-CoA hydratase/isomerase family protein, which codes for MKTDELICTYVDADIVRLTINRPPANALSEPLITALISIFRDLAQQDVPPGIVLTGAGEKFFCAGGDINEVADHDLALSRMEAFHAFLAQLEQYPSPLVCAVNGYAVGAGFEMVLHADYVVASAESRLGFPEINHGLLPAAKGMRHASALLGQRAARSLLFSGELITAGEALEIGAVDTISARDETLRDALAKCRELCAKDRQLFAAIKRTLRESPRMNDAALLQMTLDDLRGYLGNAKTADARSRFLNRNKKD
- a CDS encoding AraC family transcriptional regulator gives rise to the protein MSASRGMTDQVKINYQPFDPDLVDLPVISVLLETIGKEDELPMHVHRKGQMVVALSGSVMCRSPSGWWIVPPNGAVWIPGGIPHSNHASDFAKLYVIFIPPDEAGLPTDCRSFTITPLIRELIRSLARFPPDYPKDGPVGRLARVLLDQLALLAPDDVFLPISDNPRLQQIASALLDNPADRSTIAEWGRRYAMSERTLARLVRSETGMTFGRWRERLHIIIALQRLSAGASVHAVALELGYEGPNSFITMFKKTMGRSPGRFRVDKKEASSR
- a CDS encoding acyl-CoA synthetase; translation: MKTPADNPYTIGLERDRANFVALSPLTFLERAASVWPVRTAIVHGTIRRDWAETYRRCRLLAGALRGRGIGNGDTVAMIAANTPELFEAHFGVPLCGAVLNTINTRLDADTIAFILDHGDAKLLITDREFSPTVKKALARLGRVIQVIDIDDPQCGEGDLLGEKDYEALLHEAMHTEFSLAMPEDEWQAISLNYTSGTTGNPKGVVYHHRGAYLNAVSNALSWHLDEDTTYLWTLPMFHCNGWCFPWTMALVAGTSVFLRHTRAEKILTAIRTEAVTHFCAASVVLNMINNAAPELKAGIRHGVKVMTGGAPPPASVIAGMERMGWEVTHAYGLTESYGPVVQCVWRESWNALDLDAKARLKARQGVRGPVLEAVMVANPDTLEPVPKDGQTLGEVFLRGNNVMKGYLKNPSATVETFSGGWFHTGDLGVWHPDGYLEIKDRSKDIIISGGENISSIEIEDILYSHPAVLEAAIVARPDDKWGETPCAFITLKDDSVVTEADIIAFCRERLAHFKVPKTIVFSPLPKTATGKIQKFNLRERARQL